A region of the Azospirillum sp. B510 genome:
GGGTGGCAAAAGCGCTGCATGTGGCCGGAACCGAACCGGCACGCCTGGACGGCGTGCCGGTTCTCTTGCGTTTTCCCTCTTGATTCCAGGACTCCCGCAGCAATGCGAAAGTTCGATCTGACCATTGATGTCAGCGAGGCGTTGCCCCTGCCGGGCCAGACCGCCATCGCGGCAACCCTGTTCCTGCCCGATATTTTGCTGCCGATGCACGGCCGATCCTGATGTTCTGTCGCCGGGGGCGGATACGCCCGCGGTTAGCCGCAAAGTTTGTGCCCGATCTCATCCATCCCTTTCACCGGGAGGATGTGCCCGAGGATATTCTTCAGGCTGACATGGCGGGAGGATACCCTCTGCGCAGCAATCCGCCCTATTGGGGAGGCGCGACGATCCCGAACTGTGTCGTGACGATGATGGGGCCGGGGATCATGCGGGATGAAGCCGCCAGCGTCGATGTGCCGGTGTTTTTCGGGGTAACATCGGGTGCTCTTTCCTCCACACCCATGGCGTTACGTTATCCAAAAAAGAGGCCGCCCGGAGGCGGCCAGATATGGGAAGAAAGAATCAGCCGTAGCAATCACCCGACCGTACAGCCGCCCTAAGCTTAGAATACCAGGATATGCGGCGCAAGAATAAACAGAACAACGTTCTGATATAAGAACAATGCGGTCTAAGGGTTGCTGCCCCTCAGCGTCGCGGCATGCTGGCCGTCGCGGTGGATTGCGGCGCCGGCCGGGCGCTTGCTCGGCAGCAGGAAGTAGGACAGAGCCGGAATGAGGACCAGTGCACCGATCATGTTCCACAAGAACATGAAGGTCAGCAGGATGCCCATGTCGGCCTGGAATTTGATCGGCGACCACGCCCAGGGAATCACACCCGCCGCCATGGTCAGGCCGATCAGCGCAACCACCTTGCCGGTGAAGCCCAGGGATTCGCGATAGGCGTCCGACAAGCTGGCGCCTTGTCGCTGGAAGACAAGCTGGATGCTGAGAAGGTAGAGCGCATAATCGACACCCACCCCGACCCCGAGCGCGATCACCGGCAGGGTGGCGACCTTGATACCGATCCCCAGCCAGACCATCAGCGCTTCGCATAGGAACGAGGTGATGACCAGCGGCACCAGCGCCACCAGCACGGCCCGCCAACTGCGGAAGGTCATGAAGCACAGCACGATCACCGCGCCGTACAGCAGGAAATGGATGTTCCAGAATGCCCGCTGCACCACGTCATTGGTCGCGGCCTCGATGCCGGCCGTGCCGGCGGCCAGCAGGAACTGGCGGTCAGGCGTGTTGTGCTGCGCGGCGAACTCAGTGGCCGCTGCGGTCATCCGCTGGAGCGTGACCGACTTATGGTCGGCAAGATAGGCAATCACCGGCATGATCGCGCATTCGGTGTTGACCAGATCCGGCTGATTGACGACGAGCTGATTCCGCGCGTTTGAGGTGACGTTCGGATTGCGCAGCAGGGCGATCCACTTCGGATTTCCCTCATAAAGGCCGGCGTTGATGAATTGGATCGCCTCGGGAGCGCTGCGAACCGTTACGACGCCAGGAACCTCGCGCAACCGTTCACTGAGGCGCAAGGTTTCCGTCAGTGTTTCGAAGGTTTCGCATTGGTCACGGGGTGTTTTGACGATTACGGAGAACTGGTCGCTTGACAGCTCGTAATGACCGTTCACATAGGCGATATCCTGATTGTAGCGGGAATTGGTCCGCAATTCCGGTGCGCCGGCGTCGAGGTCGCCGACCTGGATGTGCGTTCGGGCTTCCAGCGAGATCCCGGTCACCAGAGCGGTGGCGGCGACCGCCGTGCTTGCCCAGGGCAACTGGGTGAACCGGACAAGGGTTCCCCAAAGCGTGTCCGCCACCTGCTTCTGACCGTCCGCTTTCCGCAGCGACCGCTGCGCCGCCGTCCGGCTGACTCCGGTATAGGACAGCAGAACCGGAATCAGCACCAGTTTGGTGAACACCAGAACCGAAACGCCCAGGCTGGTCGAGAGGGCGAGATCGTGGATGACCGGAATGTCGATGATGAAGAGGACGGCGAAACCAACAATGTTGACCAAAAGTGCGGCCAGACCGGCGGCGAACAGTCGCCGGAAGGTGTAGCGGGCGGCAACGTACTTGTCGGTGCCCCGCGCGATGTCCTGCATGATGCCGTTCATCTTCTGCGCGCCATGAGACAGTCCGATGGCAAAGATCAGGAACGGTCCCAAGGTAGAGTAAGGATCCAGTTCGAAGCCGAACACCCGCATCAGCCCGAGCATCCAGACCACGCCCAGCAGGGACGCGACGACAAGCAGGATGGTGCTCCGCAGGCAGCGGGTATAGAAGAAAACGAATAGCGTGGCGACTGCGACCGAGAAGGCGAAATAGGTGATGACCTGGCCGAGGCCGGCGATCAGGTCACCCATCAGCCGGGCGAAACCGACGACATGGATCTGGATGCGGTCGTCCTGGTTGGCGGCGAAGATCGCGTCGAGCCTGTCGTTGAAGTCCCGATAGTTGAAGTTGGTGCCCGCCGTATCGGTGCTGTCGAGTAGGGGAACCAGGATCATGCTCGATTTCAGATCCCGGCCGATCAGGCTTCCAACGATGTTCGCGCGCTGAATGTTGCGGCGGAGCTCCTCAATCTTTTCGGGCGACCCGTCGAAACGGTCGGGCATGACCGGACCACCCCGGAATCCTTCCTCCGTCACTTCGGTCCAGCGAACGATCGGCATCCACAGTGACCTCATCCAGGAACGGTCGACGCCCGGCATCAAATAGACCGCATCGTTGATCCGTCGCAGAATATCGAGGTAATGGGAATCGAGAACGGTGCCGTCACGGGTCTCGATCACGATGCGGACTGCATTGCCGAGACCGCGCAAAGCCTCCTTGTTCTGGAGATAGTTCTGAATCCAGGGCTGCGATTGCGGAATCATGCGCTCGAAGCTGGCATTCACGGTCATCCGGGATGCTTGCAAGCCGAGCACGCTTGACACGATGGCAATGACCAGTAGGATCAGCAGCCTATGATTGAAGATCAGTCGCTCCAGCCAGTTGCCCGATTGCATCGGGAAATCCCTGCGATCCCGGACGATCGGCAGAGAAAGAGTATCATGCCCATGCGATGCCACTTCAGACCTCATCAATTCCTGGCGTGGCGTTTACCGCCGAACGTTGTTCTGGACGATCGGCTCGCGCCACACACCCGAAAGCCCTGTCACCACAACCGTGTCCGCGCCTGCTGGCACGACGCTGGTCAGCAGGGTCGGTGTCCTGACCGGCTGGACCGCGAAGCCAGTTCCATCGATGCCGCCGATCAGCAGTCGGCCGCCTTGGGTGACCAGGGCAAGCTTGTCGTTGCCAAGTGAGGTGGCATTGTTGATGCTGTCGCCTTGCGCCGGCAGGTCCAGGCCGGTCCAGCGTTCGCCGCCATCGGTGCTGAGAACGGCATTTCCACGCAATCCGAACGCAATCAGACGCTCGCCCTGTCCGGTAATGCCGAACAAGGTTCCTTCGTACGGTGTCGTACAGGGGACGAAGCGGCCGGCGTTGGTGTCGAGGCGCCAGATTCGCCCCATTTCTCCGGTGATGAACACCCGGTCGCCGATGCCGGCCACTGCCGTCAGGTGCAGATCATCAACCTGATCGATACGGTCCAGCCAGGGTTCCCAGTTGTTGCCACCGTCCCGCGTGGCCAGAACCATACCGAACGCGCCGACCGCGAAGCCCTCCTGTGCGGTGCGGAACCAGACACCGAGAAGAGGCAACTCCGGACCGTTCTGGTAGTTCAGGTCCATAGCTTCCAGAATGCGGGTCGCCTTGGCGTCCCCGGCATCCCGCAACCGGCCGTAATGCTTGCGCAGAAGGGCCTCGCTGCTGCGTCCGTCGAGTTGCCTGATCCAGGTCTGACCACCATCGGCGGTGTGCAGAATGACCCCGCCGTGCCCGACCGCCCATCCATCGCGCCAGGTTGGAAACTGGACCGCCACCAGGGTGGTGCTGACTGGGCTCGCTACCTGCGTCCAACTCCGCCCGTTGTCGTTCGACAGAACGATCCGGCCAAGCTCGCCCACCGCGACCAGACGATCGCCGGCCGCCGCCACGGCGAGCATCATGCTGGTGCTCGCCCGAGCGGTGATCTCCGCCGGTACGTCCAGTGGGTCACGAAAGCGCGGCGTCTCGGCCCAGGCAAGGCCTGGCATGATTTCCGCCAGGCAGAGAAAAAAAACCGCGCTGCAAGGCATGATCCGATGAAGCCCCACGCCTGTCCTCCCTATTTTGTTGGACCGGCCATTTCGTCCGATCCATTGCGTCGTCTGTGGGATCGATGTCGTTGGATTGCGACCGCTTTTCCTACCGCCGGGCATCCTCCTTAATCCCCCCTGCTACCTGATTTGTGCTCCGGAGGCGAAAGAGGGGTCCGTCAGTTTGGATTTCTATCTTACCGAACACAGTTCTGATATCTGAACATGACTCTTGCCGATATGCAATCTGCAAAATGGCTTGTCTCCTATACAGTCTAAGAATTTGATGGCTGATATGGAGAAATAAACACCATATAATGTATATATGGAAAATGATAACCACTATATCCAGTTGGTGGGTGGATCGGATGAGGCTGCGGGGTCAGGTGATCTCGCCTGGGTTGAAGGGAATTTGAATTTCTCGGTCGGGCGGAAACCGGGCGAGGAGAAAGTCGATGAAAGCGTGAACCAACTGCTGGGAACGGCGCTGGGGGGAATACAACAGCGAAATCTGCGGCATCCTTGCGTCGAACCGTTCCAGGATCCTGCACAACCGTCCATTGGCCAACAGGCCGGACAACTGATAGACCGGCGCCTGGACAAGGCCGAGGCCGAGCAAGGCCGCATGGATACGGGGTTCACCGTCATTAAACAGCAAGCTGCCTGGAAGCTCGCGAAACATCGTCTGACCATCTCTCACAAACTGCCATGGCACGATCCGCCCTGATCGGGATGAGCGGATGTTGATGACCCGGTGTGTATCCAGATCCTCGATTGCCTGTGGTTCTCCATGGTGGGCGAGATAGGAGGGGGCGGCGGCCGTCGCGAGTTGGCAGAAACCGAGTGGTCGGGCGATCAGGCCGGTATCTGCGATCGGCCCGACGCGGATCATGATGTCGTACCCCTCGTCCGACAGATCGAACGCCCGCGCGGAGTAACTGATGTCGAAAGTGATGTTGGGGTATTGCGCCATGAACTCTGGCAAAATCGGGAGCACAATGCAGTTGCCGACCGTCGCGGGCATATCGATGCTCAGGCGACCACGCCGCAGGCCCGAGGTTCCGGACAGTTGGGCTTCCGCTCCGGAAATCTGTTCCAGGATGGTCCGGCAATGGTCGAGATAACTCTGCCCATCCGTGGTCAGACTGCTTCCTTTTGGTGAGCGCTGGATCAATGGTATGCCAAGCGTCCGTTCGAGCTGTGCGAGGTGCATGGACACCATGGCGGGAGACAACCGCAGCATGGATGCCGCCGAGCGGATACCACCACTGTCGGCGATTTGGACGAACACTTCCATCGCACGCAACTTGTCCATCGGGAAACCTGTCGGTGTTTGGGAAATTTGAACAGGGAGTTTAGCGTCATCCTTCTTACTCCGGCAGAGGGTTTGATGCATGGTCGGACCATCTGGTTAGCAAACTAAAAGGCTTGGAACCAAGCAGGCCTCGGGAGATGCAAGGATCATGGATAAATCGAACTCCTGGCCGGGGCTATACAGCCTTGCCGGCCAGACCGCCGTAGTGACCGGTGCCGGTTCCGGTATCGGCGCGAGCATTGCCGCGCTGTTCGCCGCTGCCGGCGCCCGCGTCGTCATCGCGGAGATCGACGAAGCGGCCGGGGCCGCTACGGCGGAGCGTCTGATGGCCGAAGGGCGGCAGGCCATTGCGGTGACCACCGATGTGGCCGACGACTCCTCTATCGCCGCGCTGTTCGACGCGGCGGAAGAAGCTTTTGGACGGATCGGCATTCTGGTCAACAATGCCGGCATTTTTCCCAAGATCCACTTCCTGGACGTGACGAAAGCGCAGTGGGAGGCGATGCAGGCGGTCAACCTGCGCGGCGCCTTCGTCTGCATGCAGGAGGCGGTTCGTCGCATGCGCCGCCACGGCCAGGGCGGAGCAATCGTCAACGTGTCTTCGGTGTCGTCGAAGCAGGTGGCTGTTTTCAACAACGTCGCCTACAACGCCAGCAAGGCCGGCGTGAACGCCCTGACCAGCACGGCTGCTCTGGAATTCGCCGGAGACGGTATCCGGGTGAACGCGGTACTTCCCGGCGCCGTGATGACCGGGGGTGCGCGCAAGGCATCCGCAACGGCGAGCTTGCCGATGGCCGGTCCGATGACCCAGCCCGGCCGGATGCCGCTGGGACGGGTTGGAACCGGAGAAGACATAGCGGCCGCCGCGCTGTTTCTGGCCAGCCCTGCCGCATCCTACGTCACCGGTCAGTTCCTAGCGGTCGATGGCGGCTTCCAGATCAGTTGACGCTGCGCGCTCCTTCCATCGCACCCGTCTACATATCCGATTTCCGAGGGTTGAGAAATGTCAGGCTGTCCTTTCGCCAAGCTCGCGCACGCCGCGGATTACCCAGATCATGTTCCAGCCGATCGCGTCTTCGACGTCGAAGTGTACGCTATTCCAGGAGCCGATCGTGATTTCCACCTCGCCCTTAAGGCCATGCATGATCATGGCCTGCCGGACGTCTTCTGGACTCCCCGTCAGGGCGGCCACTGGGTGGTGACACGCTATGAAGATATGATGGGAGTTCTGGCCGACCCCGTGAACTTCAGCAACGGCGCGATTGTGGTTCCGAAAAGCCGGAATCCAACCAGGGAGAATGGCTCTCTGCCGCTCTATCCCCTGACAGCCGACCTGCCGGAGCATACCGCCTATCGCGCCCTGCTCAGCCCGACCTTCTCGCCGCGTGGGGTTCAGCAATTGTCTGAGCTGGCGCGCGCCGTCGCGATCCGGCTGGTGGAGGAGTTGAAGCCACGCGGGTCGTGCGAGTTCATCACCGACTTCGCCCAGCATCTGCCGATCGAGATCTTCATGTCGATCGTCGATGTGCCGGCGGAGGATCGCGAGTGGTTGCTCGCGCTAACGGACAGGATGGTCCGGCCGGCCGAGCCGGAGGACATGCATAAGACCATGGGAACACTCTTCGGGTACGTCCGTGATCTGGTCGCCAAGCGGAAAGCCAAGCCTGGGAATGATCTGATCAGTTCGATCATCGCCGGCAAGGTGTTCGGACGGCCGATGGACGACGATGAATTGACCGGGATGTGCGCGCTCATCCTGATCGGCGGCATGGATACGGTGGTGTCGGCGATGGGGTTCGCCGCCTGGTTCCTGGCGCGTCACCCTGATCATCGCCGTCAGTTGCTCGAAAACCCGGAACTGATCCCCAACGCGGTCGACGAGATGCTGCGGCGGCACTCCATCGTCAACATTGGCCGCCTGGTGAAGAACGATGTCACGGTCGGTGGGGTTGCGATGAAGGCGGGTGACATGCTGGTCATGCCGTCGCCGCTCGGCAGCATGGACGAACGCAAGTTCCCCGACCCGCTGACGGTAGATTTCACCCGTTCCAATAGTGGAGAATACTCGACCTTCGGCAAAGGCCCCCACCGTTGCCCGGGCGCCAATCTCGGCAGGGCTGAACTGCGGATCTTCGTTGAGGAATGGCTGCGCAGGATTCCCGACTTCCATGTTCGCGACGAGGCGGCCGTCGGGATGAGCTGCGGAATCAACGGCACCATCTATAGCCTTCCGCTCGAGTGGACTCCGCAGGAGTGGAGTTGCCCTGGAAAAGTGGCGGCCCGGAACGTGTCAACGACTGTGAGACAGCCCGAGTTATGAATTAGGCTTGGATGCTCTCCGGCTTTTGCGGCGGATTGATCCAGACTTCGATTGGCTTTGCGGGTGGTTGAGGCGCTTTGCGAACGAAACGCTCCGGTGTGCGGCGAAAGGCACGGTCGAGGGTTTGCTGGCGGGCGGCATGGTGGTGATCCCGGTTGTACCAGGTGAAGAAGTCCCGGCAGAAGGGCCTGGCATCCTCGATGGAGCCGAGATAGCGTCCGTCAAGATGGTGGAAATTCGGATGCGCGCTGAGGTGGCCATTGTTCAGGCGGCCTTTGGTGGAAAGGTGATGGCCGGTTGGCTTTCACTGGCCGGCGTCAGCTCGGCCATGGCCTCGACCTGCATGTAGCGGTTCTGGGTCTGCCATTCGTCATTCTGTTCGAGGAGCACCGCGCCGATCAGTCGGATGATCGATGCCTCACCTGGGAAGATGCCGACGACGTCGGCGCGGCGTTTGACCTCCTTGTTCAGGCGTTCCAAGGTGTTGGTGCTGTGCAGCTTGGTGCGATGCTGGGCGGGAAAGCCCATGTAGGCGAGCACGTCATGCTCGCTGCTGTCCATGAAGGAGGCCAGCTTGGGCCATCGGTCGCGCATCTGCTCGGCGATATGTCGGAAGGCTTGGTGAGCGGCTTCGGCGTCGGGCTGGAGAAAGGCCTGGCGCAGAGCGGCGGCGGCCATGGAGTTCTGGGCCTTGGGCACATAGGCGAGCGCGTTGCGCATCCAGTGGACTCGGCAGCGCTGCCAAGTGGCGCCCATGACACGGGCGATGGCGGCCTTCAGCCCTTCATGGGCATCGGAAATCACCAGCTTCACGCCCTTCAGGCCGCGGGCCTTGAGTTTCTTGAGAAAATCGCTCCAGAACACCTCGGCTTCCGACGGGCCGATGTGCAGGCCGACGATCTCGCGCTTGCCCTCGGTGTTGGCGGCCACGGCGATTATGGCGGCGACGGAGACGATGCGTCCCCCCTCGCGCTGCTTGAGGTCAGGGCGATTCAAAGAAAGCCGTTCTTGACGGTTGCGATTGTGGCACAGCGATCTTCGGCGCATGCCATGCGGACGGCGGGGAGCGGGGCGCCGAAGAGATTGGCGATGCCCAGCATGGTGTTGCGCAGCATCGCCATGGCCTGTGGCACGGCGCCGGATCGCACCCGGCTGGCGTCTTCGCTCAAGAGGACGTCACGCCTCCAGTGCAGGCGGTTCTCGATGCCCCAGTGGTCGCGGGCGAGCGCGAGCAGCGCCGCAGGCGAGGCGTGGTCGCGGTCCAGGCTGGTGATGACGTAGACGGTTTCGTGCGAGATCGCGCCCTTGACCTCGCGGGTCCGCTCGATGCGGCAGACCTGCGCCACGCCGGGCCAGTCGAGCGCGGGAACGACCTCGCGGCTGACGGTGATGCGGCGGGTTTCGATGCGCCCGTGCCCCTTCTCCACGGTCTGCGCGCCCTCACGGTCCGGCGGCGGCCCGTCCAGGGCGGGAGGCGGGGGCTGGCCCTGGAACGCCGCCACCAGCTCCGGGGGGAAAAGCGTCACCGAAGGCGACGG
Encoded here:
- a CDS encoding efflux RND transporter permease subunit, which encodes MRSEVASHGHDTLSLPIVRDRRDFPMQSGNWLERLIFNHRLLILLVIAIVSSVLGLQASRMTVNASFERMIPQSQPWIQNYLQNKEALRGLGNAVRIVIETRDGTVLDSHYLDILRRINDAVYLMPGVDRSWMRSLWMPIVRWTEVTEEGFRGGPVMPDRFDGSPEKIEELRRNIQRANIVGSLIGRDLKSSMILVPLLDSTDTAGTNFNYRDFNDRLDAIFAANQDDRIQIHVVGFARLMGDLIAGLGQVITYFAFSVAVATLFVFFYTRCLRSTILLVVASLLGVVWMLGLMRVFGFELDPYSTLGPFLIFAIGLSHGAQKMNGIMQDIARGTDKYVAARYTFRRLFAAGLAALLVNIVGFAVLFIIDIPVIHDLALSTSLGVSVLVFTKLVLIPVLLSYTGVSRTAAQRSLRKADGQKQVADTLWGTLVRFTQLPWASTAVAATALVTGISLEARTHIQVGDLDAGAPELRTNSRYNQDIAYVNGHYELSSDQFSVIVKTPRDQCETFETLTETLRLSERLREVPGVVTVRSAPEAIQFINAGLYEGNPKWIALLRNPNVTSNARNQLVVNQPDLVNTECAIMPVIAYLADHKSVTLQRMTAAATEFAAQHNTPDRQFLLAAGTAGIEAATNDVVQRAFWNIHFLLYGAVIVLCFMTFRSWRAVLVALVPLVITSFLCEALMVWLGIGIKVATLPVIALGVGVGVDYALYLLSIQLVFQRQGASLSDAYRESLGFTGKVVALIGLTMAAGVIPWAWSPIKFQADMGILLTFMFLWNMIGALVLIPALSYFLLPSKRPAGAAIHRDGQHAATLRGSNP
- a CDS encoding SDR family NAD(P)-dependent oxidoreductase codes for the protein MDKSNSWPGLYSLAGQTAVVTGAGSGIGASIAALFAAAGARVVIAEIDEAAGAATAERLMAEGRQAIAVTTDVADDSSIAALFDAAEEAFGRIGILVNNAGIFPKIHFLDVTKAQWEAMQAVNLRGAFVCMQEAVRRMRRHGQGGAIVNVSSVSSKQVAVFNNVAYNASKAGVNALTSTAALEFAGDGIRVNAVLPGAVMTGGARKASATASLPMAGPMTQPGRMPLGRVGTGEDIAAAALFLASPAASYVTGQFLAVDGGFQIS
- a CDS encoding cytochrome P450; the protein is MSGCPFAKLAHAADYPDHVPADRVFDVEVYAIPGADRDFHLALKAMHDHGLPDVFWTPRQGGHWVVTRYEDMMGVLADPVNFSNGAIVVPKSRNPTRENGSLPLYPLTADLPEHTAYRALLSPTFSPRGVQQLSELARAVAIRLVEELKPRGSCEFITDFAQHLPIEIFMSIVDVPAEDREWLLALTDRMVRPAEPEDMHKTMGTLFGYVRDLVAKRKAKPGNDLISSIIAGKVFGRPMDDDELTGMCALILIGGMDTVVSAMGFAAWFLARHPDHRRQLLENPELIPNAVDEMLRRHSIVNIGRLVKNDVTVGGVAMKAGDMLVMPSPLGSMDERKFPDPLTVDFTRSNSGEYSTFGKGPHRCPGANLGRAELRIFVEEWLRRIPDFHVRDEAAVGMSCGINGTIYSLPLEWTPQEWSCPGKVAARNVSTTVRQPEL
- a CDS encoding LysR family transcriptional regulator; its protein translation is MDKLRAMEVFVQIADSGGIRSAASMLRLSPAMVSMHLAQLERTLGIPLIQRSPKGSSLTTDGQSYLDHCRTILEQISGAEAQLSGTSGLRRGRLSIDMPATVGNCIVLPILPEFMAQYPNITFDISYSARAFDLSDEGYDIMIRVGPIADTGLIARPLGFCQLATAAAPSYLAHHGEPQAIEDLDTHRVINIRSSRSGRIVPWQFVRDGQTMFRELPGSLLFNDGEPRIHAALLGLGLVQAPVYQLSGLLANGRLCRILERFDARMPQISLLYSPQRRSQQLVHAFIDFLLARFPPDREIQIPFNPGEIT
- a CDS encoding ISAs1 family transposase, yielding MTLFPPELVAAFQGQPPPPALDGPPPDREGAQTVEKGHGRIETRRITVSREVVPALDWPGVAQVCRIERTREVKGAISHETVYVITSLDRDHASPAALLALARDHWGIENRLHWRRDVLLSEDASRVRSGAVPQAMAMLRNTMLGIANLFGAPLPAVRMACAEDRCATIATVKNGFL
- a CDS encoding WD40/YVTN/BNR-like repeat-containing protein, encoding MGLHRIMPCSAVFFLCLAEIMPGLAWAETPRFRDPLDVPAEITARASTSMMLAVAAAGDRLVAVGELGRIVLSNDNGRSWTQVASPVSTTLVAVQFPTWRDGWAVGHGGVILHTADGGQTWIRQLDGRSSEALLRKHYGRLRDAGDAKATRILEAMDLNYQNGPELPLLGVWFRTAQEGFAVGAFGMVLATRDGGNNWEPWLDRIDQVDDLHLTAVAGIGDRVFITGEMGRIWRLDTNAGRFVPCTTPYEGTLFGITGQGERLIAFGLRGNAVLSTDGGERWTGLDLPAQGDSINNATSLGNDKLALVTQGGRLLIGGIDGTGFAVQPVRTPTLLTSVVPAGADTVVVTGLSGVWREPIVQNNVRR